The DNA sequence tattgcccatccctaatggctttcattcagagggcatttaagagtcaatcacattgctgagggtctgaagccacatgtaggccagagggtaagggtgacagatttcctttcctaaatgacattagtgaaccaggtgggtttttcttATGACAGTCAggaatggtttcatagtcatcatcagacttttaattccagatttttttttaattgattcaaatttcaccatctgccatggtggaattcaaacccaggtccacagagcattacctGGGTTCTCACCAATGACAATAGCACTGTCTCCCGTTTgatatgtaggccatatgtcccaaagactggcagatcatatcaaaaaGCATGTCCCTCCCACTGcttgcaatgggcagggtacagaccatttgctcaccatgctcaaccagccagtgcttgcaaaactcaaaacgctgtgtccaacattagatgtgattgcaCAATTGGaaaacatttactaaataatcctcagtgtactaaaaattacgctgacaaccagtttaagattgtcagttgagcTTGCAGTGTGGCGcttttgcgtgtactggaagtcacatatattaatacacagggctctgttaTTTGTAAACAGAAAGAATATGTATATACattgtaaacaaaaacagaattacctggaaaaactcagcaggtctggcagcatcggcggagaagaaaagagttgacgtttcgagtcctcatgacccttcgacagaacttgcgttcgagtccaagaaagagttgaaatataagctggtttaaggtgtgtgtgtggggggcggagagatagagagacaaggaggtggagggggggggtgggggtgtgtggttgtagggacaaacaagcagtgatagaagcagatcatcaaaagatgtcaacgacaatagtacagtagaacacataggtgttaaaattaaagttggtgatattatctaaacgaatgtgctaattaagaatggatggtagggcactcaaggtatagctctagtgggtttttttttatatataatggaaataggtgggaaaaggaaaatctttataatttattggaaaaaaaaaaggaagggggaaacagaaagggggtggggatgggggagggagcttacgacctaaagttgttgaattcaatattcagtccagaaggctgtaaagtccctagtcggaagatgaggtgttgttcctccagtttgcgttgggtttcactggaacaatgcagcaagccaaggacagacatgtgggcaagagagcagggtggagtgttgaaatggcaagcgacagggaggtttgggtcattcttgcggacagaccgcaggtgttctgcaaagcggtcgcccagtttacgtttggtctctccaatgtagaggagatcacattgggagcaacggatgcagtagactaagttgggcgaaatgcaagtgaaatgctgcttcacttgaaaggagtgtttgggtccttggacggtgaggagagaggaagtgaaggggcaggtattgcattttttgcgtgggcatggggtggtgccataggagggggttgaggagtagggggtgatggaagagtggaccagggtgttgttcttatctctgtgtttaattgactgccactgctcttcaagaaatgcctacctccttgaagaagttctgttcctctctgcgacaagatttccgtatctctctgttgtcttgctcaccttctttgctttccatttccctcctagtgtttgacaaggtgtttactaaaacccgctttcacagccatatctcctttctcagtgactgtctccgtctccgacttaccccacgtggatttcaactgaaattccacccctcatgtttcgaacccacccaggattacaggtatctccgggacataaaacgtttctcggactgctgttcccgtcacattctgaaatccacactcagtgccatgcgccgccatatgaacacactcgacctctccctccagcagcaccgccgtaccctttttcaaagctgcgcgtgcccccagtttcattttatccttcggctcatccgacgcctcaacaagaaactttttctctttctctcaagtgctaaggaacgcaagctacaacaactcatcgacaccaacacccatctaggaccccccacccctgcctgttcctccgtccccaccctttcttccaatcccaaccccagccgtgtattcactataccccctgaccttcccctctccgatgctgaatgttcagtgctcagcaaaggacttagtttcatacccttacgccctcacctcaatgaatttcgggctcggcatgatactgaactcttcttccgccgtcttcgtctccgggctcacttctttgggcaggagtcctctctcagttcaacagatccttttacccatctccaatattctccctccacctggacccctccctctggattcttaccttctctcgatcttttcattgagaactgtcggcgcgacattagtcatctcaatttctctgctcctctcacccattctaacctgtctctctctgaacttactgcactccattctctcaggtccagccctgacattgtcatcaaacccgctgacaagggtggtgctgttgttgtctggcgcactgacctctacctcgcggaggctgagcgtcaactcacagacacttcctcctacctctccctggaccatgaccccacgactgaacatcaagccattgtttccaggactgtcactgacctcatctcctctggggatctccctcccacagcttccaacctgatagtcgcccaacctcggacggcccgcttctatctcctacccaaaatccacaaacagaactgccccggtagaccgatcgtctcagcttgctcctgccccacagaactcatttctcgttatcttgactcccttctctctccccttgtccagtcccttcccacctgcatccgtgattcctctgacaccttacgtcacatcaacaatttccagttccctggccccaaccgcttactcttcaccatggacgtccaatccctctacacctccatcccccaccaggatggtctgagggcccttagcttcttcctcgaacagaggcccgaacaatccccatccaccactactctcctccgtctggctgaacttgttctcacactgaacaatttctccttcaactcctctcacttcctccaaataaaaggtgtggctatgggtacccgcatgggccccagctatgcctttctctttatggggtatgtggaacattccttgttgcagtcctactccggcccccttccacaactctttctccggtacatcgatgattacttcggtgccgcttcatgctctcgtcaggacttggaaaaattaattaattttgcttccaatctccacccctccatcattttcacgtggtccatctctgacacttcccttcccttccttgacctctctgtctcaatctctggtgatagactgtccaccaatatccattacaaacccaccgactcccacagttatctcgactacagctcctcacaccctgcttcctgtaaggactccatcccattctctcaattccttcgcctccgtcgcatctgttccgatgatgctacattcaaaaacagttcctctgacatgtcctccttcttccttaaccgaggttttccaccgacggtcgttgacaggtccctcaaccgtgtccggcccatctcccgcgcatccgcgcatccgccctcacgccttctcctccctcccagaaacatgatagggtccctcttgtcctcacttatcaccccaccagcctccgcattcaaaggatcatcctccgccatttccgccaactccagcatgatgccaccacctaacacatcttcccttcaccccccttatcggcattccgtagggatcgctccctccgggacaccctggtccactcctccatcaccccctactcctcaaccccctcctatggcaccaccccatgcccacgcaaaaaatgcaatacctgccccttcacctcctctctcctcaccgtccaaggacccaaacactcctttcaagtgaagcagcatttcacttgcatttcgcccaacttagtctactgcatccgttgctcccaatgtgatctcctctacattggagagaccaaacgtaaactgggcgaccgctttgcagaacacctgcggtctgtccgcaagaatgacccaaacctccctgtcgcttgccatttcaacactccatcttgctctcttgcccacatgtctgtccttggcttgctgcattgttccagtgaagcccaacgcaaactggaggaacaacacctcatcttccgactagggactttacagccttctggactgaatattgaattcaacaactttaggtcgtaagctccctcccccatccccaccccctttctgtttcccccttcccttttttttttccaataaattataaagattttccttttcccacctatttccattatatataaaaaaaaacccactagagctataccttgagtgccctaccatccattcttaattagcacattcgtttagataatatcaccaactttaattttaacacctatgtgttctattgtactattgtcgttgacatcttttgatgatctgcttctatcactgcttgtttgtccctacaaccacacacccccacccccccctccacctctttgtctctctatctctccgccccccacacacacaccttaaaccagcttatatttcaactctttcttggactcgaacgcaagttctgtcgaagggtcatgaggactcgaaacgtcaactctttttttctccgccgatgctgccagacctgctgagtttttccaggtaattctgtttttgttttggatttccagcatccgcagtttttttgttcttatgtatatgtatatacattgtgcctgtttcagctaaacaaaataagtgatagccattcactggttcattcctcagggcaatgccttgactaatcacagtcaagctgcctggtttaaatttcaaacaatgcttggcagttaactgtcagtcaccattaactggtgcattctccatggcaacgcctctaacaatcagtgtccacatgccaaccaatcagcaccctcttctcatacagtataaagttgttgcttcccctgacattggtattcttgcgattgtcctgctgagtgcaagatgaaaagcttcgacaaaatgtcttttttcagcaataataaaCAATCAAATAATTGTATGGAATTGTGTTGTATGAGTTAACTGAGTACTCATGTTAAATCGTGTAACATAAGCTCATTAAAGACAAAAATATTATTCTGTGGTTGTTACGTCCGATCATAGTAacaaaagaaaatggaaaaaataGCCCAACAGTTATTAGGTAAATGAAGCTTGAAACATGAAAAATAAACCTTTAAGGTACAGAACACCTCTAAAGTGTAGGTGCTTTAATTTTCATTACAGTTCCAACAAAATAACCAAATGATGTATTTTACCTTAGAGCGGGCATAATCTGAGTTCCCCCAAAGGACAATCCCTGCAGCTCCCATTGCTACACTCTCTCCAATAGTGTGGATCAAGTCAATCTGAAAGATTCAGGAACAGATAAGACTGTGGTGTTACTGTTTGAGATTCTGGTCATGCCTCCATCACAGGTTATCGAACTGGATCTTGTCTTAACCCAACAGTTTGTCTGGAATATGTTTTCTCCTGTGGTGATTTGTTTGGATTTTCGCACTAAAGCCAAATGAAGAATGCAAAATAAATATTTCAACATTCACCTATCTCACCCCCCTCAGCCTTGTGTTCCCAGATTTCTTTTTCACAGCGCTTCCAGTCTTTCAACAATTTAGCACGGTTAACTCCTAGaaagaggttcaagaaggcagcttaccaccttctcaaggtcagctaggaatgggcagtaaatgctgacccagccagtgaagcccacatgccgtgaatgaattaaagaaacaCGACTTCATACTGAGTTTAGTCAGTGAGTATGGGCAGATTACTCATCTTGGAGGACATCACAACCAAGCTTGATAGGTGAGTGTTGCTGTCCATGTATGCACAAAGGTTCAATGGATAGCAATTAAGAGCAGTAACCCTGGATAATTTAACTCTCCTAACACAGCGGCACCATTGAGGTCAGCCAATTCACTGCAGACTAGAAACTGAACCTAGGAAATTTTGGGTCTGTTTAGCTCAATATTTCCTTTGGTGATCCTTTAGATTTATTTTCAGAAATACACAGGACTGGAATTTCTTCTCAGTTACGCTGGTTTATTTTTGGCGCAATTTTCCAGATATTGTCGCAACCGGGTTGTGGAGGGTTCCAGAATTTTAATCGCAAACTGAGTTCAGCAGAAATCATTGCCACCATCTTTGGGCTAATTTTAAAAACATTGTGCTAGACGCAGGCCCCATTCACAAAACTGGCCTTGCCCAGAAGGGTGAATGAGTCGCCATTGGGAGTTTCTGATAACTGCATTTGTTCGTAGGCCTTTGAGGGGACTccaaaatttaggctgacacgAGGACGATAATTGGTGTGTTTTCAAAGGTTTTGaatcaaacttttttttaaagtgacaAAGGACGACAGTACCGCAATCTAACCAGAAAACTGTGTTGTGGATTTCGTAAAAGTTATTTTCTGGACTTTAATATCAGGTTACTTTTAAAAGAAACATTCTTTCAagggttgtgggcatcactggcaaggccagaattgttgcccatccctaatttccctcgaAATGGCTTACTAagccatctcagagggcagtttaagagtccaccacattgctatgggtctggagtcacatgtaggccagaagatttctttccctaaaggacattagtggactaGATGTGTCCTTTATGACAATcaacgatagtttcatggtcaccattattaatagtagctttcaattccagatttaattaattgaatttaaattccacaagctgctatgatgggattggaacccacatccccagagtattagcctgggtctctagattactagtccagtgacattaccacttcaccactgcctccccactcccactcacagaTGGTAGATTGACACTGTAACTGAAACCCCCTTTTTTACGTGATAAAACCTTTTTCAGCTGTGTTAATCAAACTTTACCaagttaccactcttaaataGATCTCAAAATaatttataaagcaaaattttattttatatataataaaTTGTTTTAAAACATAGTCCAATTGCACTGATTCATGGCAGATTTTGATGATATGCAAATAAGTTTGAATGAAAACTTGGGGAAAATAAATCACTTTTCAAAAAGGTATACAATCCTGAATGCAATTTGCACTGGAACTGCTGATTGTGCCCAGAGCAGAAACTGTATCCCTACCCCCACACTTTGCACTTGAATAGTCACACTCATACTTTGCTATCCTGGGCTACTGTGCTACTGTCAGACACCTGCGTTCATGGGATTATTAGTGTGATCCCTCAATCCTGCTGGACAACAGGCCACGACATTACTGACCAACTCCCTGACCTGTAAGTGCAGCTCTCCATTGGCAGCTTGGGGGCATGATAACACACCTCATATAAAGGGCCTTACTAGAGGACTGAAAACCATAGAGATTACCTCGGTCAGGAAGTCCGTGGTGTTGGCATACACAATCCGAGAATATGGCAAGACAGgcaagctgtaatttgctcccagTTGAGCAAGCCGGAGGCCCTCTTTGATTCGATAATGAACAAACTTGCGTGCGTTCTCTGTTGATCGAAGTTGAAGATCCAGGTAGATGCTTGGATATAAGGCCATACTTTCCCTCCAGAGCCACAACAGACGatcattcctcttcatctcaataTCAGGACATTCTCCAGTGTAATTTTTGGAAATGACGCTGTTATAGCAACAGGGAAAGCCATAATAGCCCCACAAGCCCTGAGGCCTAAGGCCCTTTGCCACCTTCAATGTCTGTTCCATGAAATCACGGGCAGCTTGTTCATACTCGTTTTGCGCTTGCTTGACCACCTGACTCTCAGACCAATCAGGATGTCTCCTTCGGACCAGCTCTTTTGATTTCTTGCGGTAAATATCTTTCTGATCCCAGTCCCTTATCCAAGATGGCCTCCAGGCCTCCCAGTCGATGACAGACAACCCGCCAAAGTCCTTCAGAGGTACTAGTTTTTCCACGTCAACTTGGACCTTTGCAAGATGGTCTTCCAAACTGGTGTTCTGTGGGACACCCCCATTTACAGAAATCCCACTTTCAGTAAAATGGGGGTAAGAGCCCAGTTTATCATCGTAAAAGATGGTGACATTTTGCCCAATAAACGATTCATTTTGATTTGCAATTATGTCAAAAATTCCCAGATTGAGATGAATACCATACAAGGATTGGCAAGTTGCAGTAGGAGCATTCCACACTGTTACAAACGGCTTATTGGATTTAATTGGAGATTTTGCCTGTTTCGATGGTTGTCCCAGGGTCAAAGTGCACACACATAGCAGAACAATTACTGCTTTAATCAGGATCATGGCTGTTACACTTATTAACATTTCATTCTTCAATGAATCAGTCTTTTCATGTTCTGTGTGTAATTAAACCTCAGGCTGTCCAAATAGAAGAAAGCACAAGAATtatggaaaaggcaggagatttgtCACCTCAGAAGTGTTTTTACAGAGACTGTTTGTGTAAGTGTGTCAATTGTGGGAAAGTAACTCAATCATTTAAGTAAACACATTCATTGGTTTCAACACTTGTCTGTTATGCACACTACACCATCTGTTTCTAACACAGATCTGCTTCACTGTTAATAAGCACAACCCACCATTTTGGCAGGTACATAGGTCTGACCTTACTCAAATCTAACCTGTTGAAATCTGACTGTCAGCTCTCATACTAACAGAGACGTTGTTGGAATTTTTAAGACTTCCTGTGAACTGTGCATATCTGAGGCCATTTAAAATTGCTGACTGCTtcctaatttgcaccaagtcctATTCAACCATCCCTTCTGCTCttggttaagcaacacctcaatttttaaaaatcctcatttttgttttcaaattcctccaagaCCTAGtctcctccctatctccatccagctccacaaccctctgaaatataTGTGCTCCTCTTTTCTGGCCACTCTTAATTTTAAACACTCCCCCATTGGTGGCTATGCTGTCAGCTACCTCGGTCTTAACCTCTGGAATTACCCTCTCcccaaaacctctccacctccctacctCATTTTAACTCGCTGACCAAATTTTTGGTTACCTGGcctaatatctccctatgtggGTCAGTATTTTTTATTTGTATACATAATGTgtccctgtgaagcatcttgggatgttttgtgACATTAAAGGGGCTACATTATTATACAAGTCATTTTGTAGAACAAGGTGAGACAAGGGCTTATAGTGGCAGAATCCAGGATCTCAATATACTATTTACACTTTCACATATGGTCAAATAAACAAAGTGGGGCTGCTATCTCCAGAGAGTCCATACACCAACAAAACAGATGTTACTACATGGCTGCTACAGAAACAACGTTATCCATAGAGGGCAACAGAATTGGAAGGCCCAACAGGGTCCACTATGGTCTGGGGCCAGAGTGGGATTTGTCCAAGTACAGTCCAAGGCAAATATTTTGCATTCCAAGGCTTGCATGGACCGACTGCAAGCATTGGGGAAGGTATAATGCTGAGACAAACAGCCACAAACGCGTTTGAGAGTAGTTGGGCATCCACAGTTTTCGATATTGCGGTATGACACACCCTCACATTGTAGCACTTGTTGGTTGTACATTGTGCACATGGATTACGTGTCGTTATAAAGGAGGCAGTAACACGCCCTGTGCTACTTATACCTCAGGGAATTGCTctcttactgctgctgctgtactgTAAATGTGTCATTAACAAGGACAGTTAGATCGCCGGCAATCTGACAGGTGGTCTTCCCTTATAATCGAGACTGTCAGTTTGGTGAAATGGTTAAGTGTGACATTCATGATGTACAACAGCAGGAAAGATTGCAAACCTGTCCAAAACAGAAGAATATCGTCACTTTTTCATGGGCAAAATGAGTAACACTTACCCAGACACAACCGTATAGAAGAGACTCAGGGGTGAAACCGGATTATAATATTTGAaccttacagcacaggaagaaatCCCTCAGCCCATCccgcctgtgccagctctttgaaagagctctctGGTCAtttcctgctccctcccctctttcaccGTGTCCCTGCAAGTATTCCCATCTTCATGTGTATTTTTGCAGTGTTCCCTTCTGAAAGGAACTCCagtattgaacctgcttccaccagcctttcaggcagcccATTCCGGATCGTAACAACTCCGTGTTGAAACGACCTTTACATCCCCCGGTGTTTCTTCTACAAAGTACAAAAAACCATTTACAGCACGTACACCAAAGCTGCACAGGTCCTCACCCGACAACAAGTTACCTGCCAAAGTCCACGCTGCTCTGCGCATTAGAGTTTCCGAACGAGTTTCAGTTCCCTCCCGTCTTAAATGCCTTTGGTTGCTCTCTGCAGACGCCCTGCACCGAAACTCCTGACAGGATAAAGGGCCGCCCTCAAAATTCCTCTCACTCCCAATCCGCATCCGCTTCCAATTCTCTTTCCGGGTCCCTGAATTGCAAACGAAAGCGAAAGTAACGCAGCGCCAGTGTCCAGGGAGAGCGATTGAAAGGCGGGACCGCTGCCCTGTGTTCcccagggagggagaggcaggggaACAGAACCACCGACACTTGGCCAGAAGCTCCGTGGATTCAATAACTAAGTAACAGCTTCTGAAAAACTTTGAATAGGTGCAGGACACActgccattgttttttttttaaatattcgttCGTGGGAGTCACCGGctcgaccagcatttattgcccacccctaattgcccttgcccttgttcagagggcatttttttttttaaagagtcacatgtaggccagaccaggtgaggacagtagatctccttccccaaaggacatgagtgaaccacttgggtttttacaacaatggggcgcaattttgcccttggtggggcgAGCGGGCAGCCAAACCCCACCACCGAAACCGGGCCCGCCGCCGTTTtgagtggacgggccaattaaggccctgcccagcggcctgcccgacgggaagtgctatgcgcttcctgtgcggggaggggaggggagggtgggggagggatcccccaactgtcaaagtgcgcactgctccctgagactaagtgctgtctcacggagtttactgacaggtaagaaaagtaaaaaaaaatagagagaaatattaaaattattaacacgtcccccacacgagatgggacatgttaataagaaacacataaaatttattaactttttttttaaaatgaacatgaaacttcatcccgccggtggatgcaGTTTCGTGAATAATCAGAaacctgctggggctcctggcctgcccatcagCCTTAAGTTTgaacgggcagggtctttaacaaggttaattagcctgtcaatgtccttaattggccattgacagatcagcaggcagacagctgtttttgctgtccgcccgccttcctgaagatttaaagggactgggatgatgtcggggattcctcccaacgtcatcccacatcatttacccctcggcaagcgggccctgcccccaaatcgccgaggggaaaatcctacagatggtcatcattagacttttaattccagatatttattgaattcaaactccacccaTCTGtcaaggtgggattcaaaccccactccccagagtgttatcctgggtctctggattatcagtccagtgacaatatcactactccaccacctcccccaagtgCTGTTGTTCTTTACTCAGGCTAGGCAGCCTCATACAACGCTTTAAAAAGTACAACCCGTTATATTAACAAAATCACAGACATAGAACAGAGCTTACTGATAGGGTTTTAAAACATTACCCAGGTTAATATGTTCTCTGTCAAGAATTAAAATACATTGAGCAGGAAGTCCATTTCCCACAAAAGTGAAAGACTGGAACATTTTCTCCCACAAAAATCTATGGTCATTGGATCAAATTGATTTTTcaggactgagattgatagatttctgttaggTGTGGGTATCAAAGGGTATGTCAAAGGTGGGCAGATGGATTGAGCTAcaattttcttctccgccgatgctgccagaactgctgagtttttccaggtaattctgtttttgttttggattgagCTACAGATTGGCTAATATCTGAATGAATGGTGAAAGGCTTGACATAAGTCCACAGTTTATTATTCCTGTGCCACATGACCAACTATTGACccttttagaatcatagaatggttgcagcacagaaagaggccatccagcctgaTGTGTCTGGACTAGCTCTCCGCAAGAGCAGCTCGGCTTGTCGCATTTCCATTTCCCCATCTTTTCTCTGTAGCCGTGCaacttttttctcttcagatgttTAAACAaaactcttttgaaagccactatTGAATTTGCctgcaccacattctcagacactgtGCACATACtacatgaaaaagcttttcctcatgttacctttcgttcttttgccattcatcttAAATCAATGTTCCCTGGTTCTTAGTCATTCCGCCAATGGGAGCCATCtgtaagatgcactgtagaaactcacccaGGATCCTtcaacaataccttccaaacccacagcctacACCACCTTgatgaacaaaggcagcagatgcatgggaacctgcaagttcccctccgagtcacacaccatcctgacttggaactatatcgccatttattcactgtcgctgggtcaaaatcctgtaagtccctccc is a window from the Carcharodon carcharias isolate sCarCar2 chromosome 7, sCarCar2.pri, whole genome shotgun sequence genome containing:
- the LOC121280333 gene encoding hyaluronidase-like, translated to MLISVTAMILIKAVIVLLCVCTLTLGQPSKQAKSPIKSNKPFVTVWNAPTATCQSLYGIHLNLGIFDIIANQNESFIGQNVTIFYDDKLGSYPHFTESGISVNGGVPQNTSLEDHLAKVQVDVEKLVPLKDFGGLSVIDWEAWRPSWIRDWDQKDIYRKKSKELVRRRHPDWSESQVVKQAQNEYEQAARDFMEQTLKVAKGLRPQGLWGYYGFPCCYNSVISKNYTGECPDIEMKRNDRLLWLWRESMALYPSIYLDLQLRSTENARKFVHYRIKEGLRLAQLGANYSLPVLPYSRIVYANTTDFLTEIDLIHTIGESVAMGAAGIVLWGNSDYARSKESCLALKAYISGILGNYIVNVTNAAMICSWLLCTNHGRCVRTSKDTHAFLHLNPDTFAVRVNLSDKGPAFFLQGQMAEKDIREMATRFQCQCYSGWLGAHCEIANG